The Sesamum indicum cultivar Zhongzhi No. 13 linkage group LG2, S_indicum_v1.0, whole genome shotgun sequence genome contains a region encoding:
- the LOC105178466 gene encoding uncharacterized protein LOC105178466 — MTALSNSFVISQCPSLHFSSDRCVWPTNLAFAFNCKRKSSTQRKGLVVQASYSDSGRPSSASIFVGGFILGGLIVGTLGCVYAPQISKALADTDKKDLMKKLPKFIYDEEKALEKQRKKLAEKIDQLNAAIDNVSSQLRSEDPPSEGAVSADDIEAVV; from the exons ATGACAGCTCTATCCAATTCTTTTGTGATTTCCCAATGCCCTTCCCTCCATTTCTCATCCG ACCGATGTGTATGGCCCACGAACTTGGCGTTTGCTTTTAACTGCAAAAGGAAATCATCCACCCAAAGAAAGGGACTCGTTGTTCAAGCAAGTTATAG TGACAGTGGAAGACCAAGCAGCGCTAGCATCTTTGTTGGCGGCTTTATTCTAGGAGGACTGATAGTCGGGACACTTGGTTGCGTATATGCACCTCAG ATCAGCAAAGCTTTAGCTGATACCGACAAAAAGGATTTGATGAAAAAGCTGCCCAAGTTTATCTACGATGAAGAAAAAGCTCTAGAG AAGCAGCGCAAGAAATTGGCTGAGAAGATTGACCAACTCAATGCTGCTATAGATAATGTGTCCAGTCAGTTGCGATCAGAAGACCCCCCAAGCGAAGGAGCAGTTAGCGCAGACGACATTGAAGCTGTTGTCTAG
- the LOC105178475 gene encoding serine/threonine-protein kinase/endoribonuclease IRE1b isoform X1, with protein sequence MRGLLIPLLFFLILILAVVFGAPSSSNSADPDPGPENPPLSLTRKHDTAIVAAPDGTVYLVEIGSGKVLWSFSSGPSIYSSYQQVPNGDGEKLNASADGDNFYIDCGEDWELYMHGTGLTKVKLPLTAEEFVKRTPFVSAGGGVMLGSKKSAVFLVDAKTGKVVRTFRSDNLQSVGEQGDEENSSLTRTDIKQWLPPTPMDTEAVEKPLYVTRTDYALKYTSVKTGKVLWYLMFADIEASFQCDGIENFLGGFPLNNRFQPGQDLDMKLPMHCQKRPVVYRIRDRSSLEPLLIANGLQDALAGSQFLSLPASDQHAVEPLYNLLSPLNSDGKEIILALPTSDHVESTIRSLPGNAAPQISSHVESDSLKPHFWLSVLCSALVPITMAFIFCVRGAVARRQVKLYKHSEDTKLQNITPKRRKGRKSVVNKHSIVVRKSHEDYSQNDAVRVSEGTRDAETTFRLLPLNPSDGIINCTEGRKIGKLIVTNKEIAKGSNGTIVLEGNYDGRSVAVKRLVRTHHNVAVKEIQNLIASDQHPNIVRWYGVEYDQDFIYLCLERCTCSLHELISFCTSQNLIHTRDHDQESPTLIHFNMQLLTTLGSNKELDLWKVNGYPSALLLKLMRDIVCGLAHLHELGIIHRDLKPQNVLVITDRTISAKISDMGISKHLDGDMSSLTKHATGSGSSGWQAPEQLRNERQTRAVDLFSLGCILFFCMTGGKHPFGESLERDVNIVNDRKDLFLIDNIPEATHLVSRLLDPNPDLRPKAIEVIHHPLFWDSEMRLSFLRDASDRVELEDRENGSQLLEALENRGRAALGGKWDEKMDVAFINDIGRYRRYKFDSVRDLLRVIRNKLNHYRELSKEIQAILGPLPEGFYSYFSTRFPKLLIEVYQIFLSHCAEEEIFHKYFKSTRF encoded by the exons ATGAGAGGATTATTGATCCCTCTGTTGTTCTTTCTCATCTTGATATTAGCTGTAGTGTTTGGGGCTCCATCCAGCTCAAATAGCGCCGACCCGGATCCGGGCCCCGAAAATCCGCCATTGTCATTGACACG TAAACATGATACAGCAATAGTGGCTGCTCCAGATGGAACAGTGTATTTGGTGGAGATTGGCTCAGGAAAAGTCCTCTGGTCTTTCTCATCCGGACCGTCAATTTATTCCTCATATCAACAAGTCCCTAATGGTGACGGTGAAAAGCTCAATGCCTCTGCTGATGGCGATAACTTTTATATAGATTGCGGAGAAGACTGGGAACTCTACATGCACGGAACTGGCCTAACAAAAGTG AAGCTCCCGCTAACTGCTGAAGAATTTGTAAAGCGGACTCCATTTGTATCAGCTGGTGGTGGGGTTATGTTAGGATCAAAGAAAAGTGCTGTATTCCTTGTTGATGCTAAAACTGGAAAGGTTGTCCGAACTTTTAGATCTGATAACCTTCAGTCAGTTGGAGAGCAGGGTGATGAAGAAAATTCTAGTTTAACTAGGACCGACATCAAACAATGGCTACCTCCTACTCCTATGGATACAGAGGCTGTCGAGAAACCACTCTATGTTACAAGAACTGACTACGCTTTGAAGTATACCAGCGTGAAGACAGGAAAAGTTTTATGGTATCTAATGTTTGCTGATATTGAAGCTTCCTTTCAGTGTGATgggattgaaaattttttgggTGGATTTCCACTCAATAACAGGTTTCAACCAGGACAAGATCTTGATATGAAGTTGCCGATGCATTGTCAGAAAAGACCTGTTGTCTACCGCATCCGTGATCGTAGTTCTTTGGAACCTCTTCTTATAGCTAATGGGCTGCAAGATGCTCTTGCGGGAAGCCAATTTCTCTCTTTGCCTGCTTCTGATCAACATGCTGTAGAGCCCCTGTACAACTTATTATCTCCTCTCAACAGCGATGGGAAAGAAATAATACTCGCTCTTCCCACATCTGATCATGTGGAATCTACTATTAGGAGTCTTCCTGGCAATGCTGCTCCTCAGATCAGTAGCCATGTGGAATCTGATAGTCTAAAACCTCATTTCTGGCTCTCTGTGCTATGTTCCGCCTTGGTGCCAATAACCAtggcttttattttctgtgttAGAGGTGCAGTTGCTAGGCGACAGGTTAAGTTATACAAGCATTCTGAAGACACCAAATTGCAGAATATAACACCGAAAAGGAGAAAAGGTCGAAAATCAGTAGTAAATAAACATAGTATTGTTGTTCGGAAAAGTCACGAGGATTATTCTCAAAATGACGCGGTTAGAGTCTCAGAGGGAACTAGAGATGCTGAGACAACTTTCAGATTGTTGCCACTGAACCCTTCTGATGGAATTATCAATTGTACAGAAGGGCGCAAGATTGGCAAGCTGATAGTCACTAACAAAGAAATCGCAAAAGGAAGCAACGGAACAATTGTACTTGAAGGAAATTATGATGGCCGTTCGGTGGCTGTCAAACGTCTAGTCCGGACCCATCATAATGTAGCTGTGAAAGAGATCCAAAATCTTATTGCATCTGATCAGCATCCAAACATTGTCCGATGGTATGGAGTGGAATATGATCAGGATTTTATCTATCTCTGTCTGGAGCGCTGTACTTGTAGCTTACACGAGTTGATCTCATTCTGCACTTCTCAGAATCTAATACATACCAGGGACCATGATCAAGAATCTCCCACTCTCATTCATTTTAATATGCAATTATTGACGACTCTTGGAAGTAACAAGGAGCTTGACTTGTGGAAGGTTAATGGATATCCGTCTGCAttgttgttaaaattaatgag GGACATCGTATGCGGACTTGCCCATCTGCATGAACTGGGAATTATACATCGTGACTTAAAGCCTCAAAACGTTCTTGTAATTACAGATCGAACAATATCTGCAAAGATTTCAGATATGGGTATCAGCAAGCACTTAGATGGGGATATGTCATCGTTAACCAAGCATGCTACTG GATCTGGTAGCTCAGGGTGGCAAGCCCCAGAACAATTGCGTAACGAACGGCAAACACGTGCTGTGGATTTATTCAGTTTAGGCTGCATTCTCTTTTTCTGCATGACCGGAGGCAAACACCCGTTTGGCGAAAGTCTCGAACGTGATGTGAACATTGTTAATGACCGGAAAGACCTCTTCTTAATAGATAATATCCCGGAAGCCACGCATCTCGTCTCTCGACTTCTAGACCCCAACCCAGACTTGAG GCCAAAGGCAATAGAAGTTATACATCATCCTTTGTTTTGGGACTCCGAGATGCGGCTATCGTTCCTTCGAGATGCTAGCGATCGGGTCGAACTGGAGGACCGGGAGAACGGATCTCAGCTACTGGAGGCATTAGAAAATAGGGGAAGAGCTGCTCTAGGTGGCAAGTGGGATGAAAAGATGGATGTTGCGTTTATAAATGACATCGGCCGCTACAGACGTTACAAGTTTGACAGTGTACGTGATTTGTTACGCGTCATAAGAAATAAGTTGAATCATTACCGGGAACtctcaaaagaaattcaagcaATATTAGGTCCGCTTCCCGAAggattttactcttatttttcaACCCGATTCCCTAAACTATTGATCGAGGTTTACCAAATATTTCTTAGCCATTGTgcagaagaagaaatatttcaCAAGTACTTTAAAAGTACTAGGTTCTAA
- the LOC105178475 gene encoding serine/threonine-protein kinase/endoribonuclease IRE1a isoform X2, whose protein sequence is MHGTGLTKVKLPLTAEEFVKRTPFVSAGGGVMLGSKKSAVFLVDAKTGKVVRTFRSDNLQSVGEQGDEENSSLTRTDIKQWLPPTPMDTEAVEKPLYVTRTDYALKYTSVKTGKVLWYLMFADIEASFQCDGIENFLGGFPLNNRFQPGQDLDMKLPMHCQKRPVVYRIRDRSSLEPLLIANGLQDALAGSQFLSLPASDQHAVEPLYNLLSPLNSDGKEIILALPTSDHVESTIRSLPGNAAPQISSHVESDSLKPHFWLSVLCSALVPITMAFIFCVRGAVARRQVKLYKHSEDTKLQNITPKRRKGRKSVVNKHSIVVRKSHEDYSQNDAVRVSEGTRDAETTFRLLPLNPSDGIINCTEGRKIGKLIVTNKEIAKGSNGTIVLEGNYDGRSVAVKRLVRTHHNVAVKEIQNLIASDQHPNIVRWYGVEYDQDFIYLCLERCTCSLHELISFCTSQNLIHTRDHDQESPTLIHFNMQLLTTLGSNKELDLWKVNGYPSALLLKLMRDIVCGLAHLHELGIIHRDLKPQNVLVITDRTISAKISDMGISKHLDGDMSSLTKHATGSGSSGWQAPEQLRNERQTRAVDLFSLGCILFFCMTGGKHPFGESLERDVNIVNDRKDLFLIDNIPEATHLVSRLLDPNPDLRPKAIEVIHHPLFWDSEMRLSFLRDASDRVELEDRENGSQLLEALENRGRAALGGKWDEKMDVAFINDIGRYRRYKFDSVRDLLRVIRNKLNHYRELSKEIQAILGPLPEGFYSYFSTRFPKLLIEVYQIFLSHCAEEEIFHKYFKSTRF, encoded by the exons ATGCACGGAACTGGCCTAACAAAAGTG AAGCTCCCGCTAACTGCTGAAGAATTTGTAAAGCGGACTCCATTTGTATCAGCTGGTGGTGGGGTTATGTTAGGATCAAAGAAAAGTGCTGTATTCCTTGTTGATGCTAAAACTGGAAAGGTTGTCCGAACTTTTAGATCTGATAACCTTCAGTCAGTTGGAGAGCAGGGTGATGAAGAAAATTCTAGTTTAACTAGGACCGACATCAAACAATGGCTACCTCCTACTCCTATGGATACAGAGGCTGTCGAGAAACCACTCTATGTTACAAGAACTGACTACGCTTTGAAGTATACCAGCGTGAAGACAGGAAAAGTTTTATGGTATCTAATGTTTGCTGATATTGAAGCTTCCTTTCAGTGTGATgggattgaaaattttttgggTGGATTTCCACTCAATAACAGGTTTCAACCAGGACAAGATCTTGATATGAAGTTGCCGATGCATTGTCAGAAAAGACCTGTTGTCTACCGCATCCGTGATCGTAGTTCTTTGGAACCTCTTCTTATAGCTAATGGGCTGCAAGATGCTCTTGCGGGAAGCCAATTTCTCTCTTTGCCTGCTTCTGATCAACATGCTGTAGAGCCCCTGTACAACTTATTATCTCCTCTCAACAGCGATGGGAAAGAAATAATACTCGCTCTTCCCACATCTGATCATGTGGAATCTACTATTAGGAGTCTTCCTGGCAATGCTGCTCCTCAGATCAGTAGCCATGTGGAATCTGATAGTCTAAAACCTCATTTCTGGCTCTCTGTGCTATGTTCCGCCTTGGTGCCAATAACCAtggcttttattttctgtgttAGAGGTGCAGTTGCTAGGCGACAGGTTAAGTTATACAAGCATTCTGAAGACACCAAATTGCAGAATATAACACCGAAAAGGAGAAAAGGTCGAAAATCAGTAGTAAATAAACATAGTATTGTTGTTCGGAAAAGTCACGAGGATTATTCTCAAAATGACGCGGTTAGAGTCTCAGAGGGAACTAGAGATGCTGAGACAACTTTCAGATTGTTGCCACTGAACCCTTCTGATGGAATTATCAATTGTACAGAAGGGCGCAAGATTGGCAAGCTGATAGTCACTAACAAAGAAATCGCAAAAGGAAGCAACGGAACAATTGTACTTGAAGGAAATTATGATGGCCGTTCGGTGGCTGTCAAACGTCTAGTCCGGACCCATCATAATGTAGCTGTGAAAGAGATCCAAAATCTTATTGCATCTGATCAGCATCCAAACATTGTCCGATGGTATGGAGTGGAATATGATCAGGATTTTATCTATCTCTGTCTGGAGCGCTGTACTTGTAGCTTACACGAGTTGATCTCATTCTGCACTTCTCAGAATCTAATACATACCAGGGACCATGATCAAGAATCTCCCACTCTCATTCATTTTAATATGCAATTATTGACGACTCTTGGAAGTAACAAGGAGCTTGACTTGTGGAAGGTTAATGGATATCCGTCTGCAttgttgttaaaattaatgag GGACATCGTATGCGGACTTGCCCATCTGCATGAACTGGGAATTATACATCGTGACTTAAAGCCTCAAAACGTTCTTGTAATTACAGATCGAACAATATCTGCAAAGATTTCAGATATGGGTATCAGCAAGCACTTAGATGGGGATATGTCATCGTTAACCAAGCATGCTACTG GATCTGGTAGCTCAGGGTGGCAAGCCCCAGAACAATTGCGTAACGAACGGCAAACACGTGCTGTGGATTTATTCAGTTTAGGCTGCATTCTCTTTTTCTGCATGACCGGAGGCAAACACCCGTTTGGCGAAAGTCTCGAACGTGATGTGAACATTGTTAATGACCGGAAAGACCTCTTCTTAATAGATAATATCCCGGAAGCCACGCATCTCGTCTCTCGACTTCTAGACCCCAACCCAGACTTGAG GCCAAAGGCAATAGAAGTTATACATCATCCTTTGTTTTGGGACTCCGAGATGCGGCTATCGTTCCTTCGAGATGCTAGCGATCGGGTCGAACTGGAGGACCGGGAGAACGGATCTCAGCTACTGGAGGCATTAGAAAATAGGGGAAGAGCTGCTCTAGGTGGCAAGTGGGATGAAAAGATGGATGTTGCGTTTATAAATGACATCGGCCGCTACAGACGTTACAAGTTTGACAGTGTACGTGATTTGTTACGCGTCATAAGAAATAAGTTGAATCATTACCGGGAACtctcaaaagaaattcaagcaATATTAGGTCCGCTTCCCGAAggattttactcttatttttcaACCCGATTCCCTAAACTATTGATCGAGGTTTACCAAATATTTCTTAGCCATTGTgcagaagaagaaatatttcaCAAGTACTTTAAAAGTACTAGGTTCTAA
- the LOC105178475 gene encoding serine/threonine-protein kinase/endoribonuclease IRE1a isoform X3: MLGSKKSAVFLVDAKTGKVVRTFRSDNLQSVGEQGDEENSSLTRTDIKQWLPPTPMDTEAVEKPLYVTRTDYALKYTSVKTGKVLWYLMFADIEASFQCDGIENFLGGFPLNNRFQPGQDLDMKLPMHCQKRPVVYRIRDRSSLEPLLIANGLQDALAGSQFLSLPASDQHAVEPLYNLLSPLNSDGKEIILALPTSDHVESTIRSLPGNAAPQISSHVESDSLKPHFWLSVLCSALVPITMAFIFCVRGAVARRQVKLYKHSEDTKLQNITPKRRKGRKSVVNKHSIVVRKSHEDYSQNDAVRVSEGTRDAETTFRLLPLNPSDGIINCTEGRKIGKLIVTNKEIAKGSNGTIVLEGNYDGRSVAVKRLVRTHHNVAVKEIQNLIASDQHPNIVRWYGVEYDQDFIYLCLERCTCSLHELISFCTSQNLIHTRDHDQESPTLIHFNMQLLTTLGSNKELDLWKVNGYPSALLLKLMRDIVCGLAHLHELGIIHRDLKPQNVLVITDRTISAKISDMGISKHLDGDMSSLTKHATGSGSSGWQAPEQLRNERQTRAVDLFSLGCILFFCMTGGKHPFGESLERDVNIVNDRKDLFLIDNIPEATHLVSRLLDPNPDLRPKAIEVIHHPLFWDSEMRLSFLRDASDRVELEDRENGSQLLEALENRGRAALGGKWDEKMDVAFINDIGRYRRYKFDSVRDLLRVIRNKLNHYRELSKEIQAILGPLPEGFYSYFSTRFPKLLIEVYQIFLSHCAEEEIFHKYFKSTRF, from the exons ATGTTAGGATCAAAGAAAAGTGCTGTATTCCTTGTTGATGCTAAAACTGGAAAGGTTGTCCGAACTTTTAGATCTGATAACCTTCAGTCAGTTGGAGAGCAGGGTGATGAAGAAAATTCTAGTTTAACTAGGACCGACATCAAACAATGGCTACCTCCTACTCCTATGGATACAGAGGCTGTCGAGAAACCACTCTATGTTACAAGAACTGACTACGCTTTGAAGTATACCAGCGTGAAGACAGGAAAAGTTTTATGGTATCTAATGTTTGCTGATATTGAAGCTTCCTTTCAGTGTGATgggattgaaaattttttgggTGGATTTCCACTCAATAACAGGTTTCAACCAGGACAAGATCTTGATATGAAGTTGCCGATGCATTGTCAGAAAAGACCTGTTGTCTACCGCATCCGTGATCGTAGTTCTTTGGAACCTCTTCTTATAGCTAATGGGCTGCAAGATGCTCTTGCGGGAAGCCAATTTCTCTCTTTGCCTGCTTCTGATCAACATGCTGTAGAGCCCCTGTACAACTTATTATCTCCTCTCAACAGCGATGGGAAAGAAATAATACTCGCTCTTCCCACATCTGATCATGTGGAATCTACTATTAGGAGTCTTCCTGGCAATGCTGCTCCTCAGATCAGTAGCCATGTGGAATCTGATAGTCTAAAACCTCATTTCTGGCTCTCTGTGCTATGTTCCGCCTTGGTGCCAATAACCAtggcttttattttctgtgttAGAGGTGCAGTTGCTAGGCGACAGGTTAAGTTATACAAGCATTCTGAAGACACCAAATTGCAGAATATAACACCGAAAAGGAGAAAAGGTCGAAAATCAGTAGTAAATAAACATAGTATTGTTGTTCGGAAAAGTCACGAGGATTATTCTCAAAATGACGCGGTTAGAGTCTCAGAGGGAACTAGAGATGCTGAGACAACTTTCAGATTGTTGCCACTGAACCCTTCTGATGGAATTATCAATTGTACAGAAGGGCGCAAGATTGGCAAGCTGATAGTCACTAACAAAGAAATCGCAAAAGGAAGCAACGGAACAATTGTACTTGAAGGAAATTATGATGGCCGTTCGGTGGCTGTCAAACGTCTAGTCCGGACCCATCATAATGTAGCTGTGAAAGAGATCCAAAATCTTATTGCATCTGATCAGCATCCAAACATTGTCCGATGGTATGGAGTGGAATATGATCAGGATTTTATCTATCTCTGTCTGGAGCGCTGTACTTGTAGCTTACACGAGTTGATCTCATTCTGCACTTCTCAGAATCTAATACATACCAGGGACCATGATCAAGAATCTCCCACTCTCATTCATTTTAATATGCAATTATTGACGACTCTTGGAAGTAACAAGGAGCTTGACTTGTGGAAGGTTAATGGATATCCGTCTGCAttgttgttaaaattaatgag GGACATCGTATGCGGACTTGCCCATCTGCATGAACTGGGAATTATACATCGTGACTTAAAGCCTCAAAACGTTCTTGTAATTACAGATCGAACAATATCTGCAAAGATTTCAGATATGGGTATCAGCAAGCACTTAGATGGGGATATGTCATCGTTAACCAAGCATGCTACTG GATCTGGTAGCTCAGGGTGGCAAGCCCCAGAACAATTGCGTAACGAACGGCAAACACGTGCTGTGGATTTATTCAGTTTAGGCTGCATTCTCTTTTTCTGCATGACCGGAGGCAAACACCCGTTTGGCGAAAGTCTCGAACGTGATGTGAACATTGTTAATGACCGGAAAGACCTCTTCTTAATAGATAATATCCCGGAAGCCACGCATCTCGTCTCTCGACTTCTAGACCCCAACCCAGACTTGAG GCCAAAGGCAATAGAAGTTATACATCATCCTTTGTTTTGGGACTCCGAGATGCGGCTATCGTTCCTTCGAGATGCTAGCGATCGGGTCGAACTGGAGGACCGGGAGAACGGATCTCAGCTACTGGAGGCATTAGAAAATAGGGGAAGAGCTGCTCTAGGTGGCAAGTGGGATGAAAAGATGGATGTTGCGTTTATAAATGACATCGGCCGCTACAGACGTTACAAGTTTGACAGTGTACGTGATTTGTTACGCGTCATAAGAAATAAGTTGAATCATTACCGGGAACtctcaaaagaaattcaagcaATATTAGGTCCGCTTCCCGAAggattttactcttatttttcaACCCGATTCCCTAAACTATTGATCGAGGTTTACCAAATATTTCTTAGCCATTGTgcagaagaagaaatatttcaCAAGTACTTTAAAAGTACTAGGTTCTAA
- the LOC105178487 gene encoding glutamate receptor 3.3 yields the protein MGVFLILLSWLLSFGVLSNGLSANASSRPAVVNIGAIFTLDSTIGKVAKIAIEEAVKDVNSNSSVLQGTKLNVDIRNSNCSGFLGLVEALRYMETDVVAVIGPQSSVVAHTILHVANELKTPFLSFAATDPTLSSLQFPYFIRTTQSDLHQMTAVADIVEHYGWKEVIVIFLDDDYGRNGLSALDDALAARRCRVSYKAGIPPGDLSRSDVMDILVKVALTESRVIVLHAYPRAGFMVFSVAHYLGMMDDGYAWIATDWLSSALDSASPQRAQTLTETMQGVLVLRQHTPDSERKRAFMARWNNLTGGSLGLSTYGLYAYDTVWLTAHAIDSFFNQGGVISFSNDSRLNSLEGSSQLHLEAMVIFDGGPLLLKNILQTEFVGLTGPVKFNPDKSLTSPAYEIINIIGTGLHRVGYWCNYSGLSTVAPETLYSQPPNRSSANQQLNSVIWPGESIKTPRGWVFPNNGKQLRIGVPRRVSYREFVSQIAGTNNFKGFCIDVFTAAVNLLPYAVPYQFVPYGNGRENPSYTELVNLITTGIFDGVVGDIAIVTNRTKIVDFTQPYAASGLVVVAPVRKLNTGAWAFLRPFSRQMWGVTAAFFVFIGIVVWILEHRINDEFRGPPKKQLITILWFSLSTLFFAHRETTVSTLGRLVLILWLFVVLIINSSYTASLTSILTVQQLYSPIKGIETLKDGDDPIGYQVGSFAEHYLTEGIGISKSRLKALGSPEEYATALQKGPHNGGVAAVVDERPYIELFLASQCRFRIIGQEFTKSGWGFAFPRDSPLAIDLSTAILTLSENGDLQRIHDKWLTTSSCSSDNTELESDRLHLKSFWGLYLLCGIACFIALLIYFLQIVHKFRKAAPEEYVIDGQGSSRSKRLHTLLSLIDEKEDQSRSDRKRRKLEQMLSENNGEVDLERDSKRKSSQISSDNSFNSRS from the exons ATGGGGGTattcttgattcttctatcATGGTTGCTCTCCTTTGGAGTGCTTTCGAATGGGTTGAGCGCCAATGCTTCTTCTAGGCCGGCGGTTGTGAACATCGGAGCTATTTTCACTCTAGATTCGACAATTGGGAAAGTTGCCAAGATTGCAATTGAAGAGGCTGTTAAAGATGTGAACTCCAACTCAAGTGTCCTTCAAGGAACCAAACTTAATGTGGATATCAGAAATTCCAATTGCAGCGGCTTTCTTGGCTTGGTTgaag CTTTGCGATATATGGAGACTGATGTTGTTGCCGTCATAGGCCCACAATCTTCTGTGGTTGCCCATACTATACTGCATGTTGCAAACGAGCTCAAGACTCCTTTTCTGTCATTTGCAGCCACAGACCCtactctctcttctcttcagTTTCCTTATTTTATAAGGACAACACAGAGCGATCTGCACCAGATGACTGCAGTTGCTGACATTGTCGAACATTATGGTTGGAAAGAAGTAATTGTGATTTTCCTTGATGATGATTATGGGAGAAATGGGTTATCTGCATTAGATGATGCACTTGCAGCCAGACGCTGTCGAGTTTCCTATAAAGCCGGGATTCCCCCAGGAGATCTCAGTCGGAGTGACGTCATGGATATTCTTGTCAAAGTTGCACTAACAGAGTCTCGAGTTATTGTTTTGCATGCTTATCCAAGAGCTGGATTTATGGTATTTTCCGTGGCACACTATCTTGGAATGATGGATGATGGCTATGCCTGGATTGCCACGGATTGGCTTTCTTCTGCTTTAGATTCTGCTTCCCCTCAACGGGCACAAACTTTAACCGAAACTATGCAAGGAGTTCTTGTTTTGCGGCAACACACTCCCGATTCAGAAAGGAAGAGAGCTTTCATGGCAAGATGGAACAACTTGACTGGTGGTTCTTTGGGGCTAAGCACCTATGGCCTCTATGCTTATGATACTGTCTGGTTAACTGCTCATGCTATTGATTCGTTTTTCAATCAGGGTGGGgtgatttcattttctaatgATTCCAGGTTGAATTCATTAGAAGGGAGCAGTCAACTTCACCTTGAAGCAATGGTCATTTTCGATGGAGGCCCTCTCCTTCTGAAGAATATTTTGCAGACCGAATTTGTTGGTCTGACAGGGCCTGTCAAGTTCAATCCTGATAAATCTCTAACTTCACCTGCATATGAAATCATAAACATAATTGGAACAGGTCTTCATCGAGTCGGCTACTGGTGTAACTACTCTGGACTGTCAACTGTGGCACCTGAGACGCTATATTCCCAACCGCCTAACCGTTCTAGTGCAAATCAGCAACTAAATAGTGTTATTTGGCCTGGGGAATCCATAAAAACGCCTCGCGGTTGGGTTTTTCCAAATAACGGAAAGCAACTGAGGATTGGCGTGCCTCGTAGGGTTAGTTACCGAGAATTTGTGTCACAAATTGCGGGCACTAATAATTTCAAAGGATTCTGCATAGATGTATTCACGGCTGCTGTAAACTTGCTGCCATATGCTGTTCCCTACCAGTTCGTCCCGTATGGAAATGGCCGTGAAAATCCAAGTTATACTGAGCTAGTGAATTTGATAACTACAGGA ATCTTTGATGGCGTGGTTGGTGACATTGCAATTGTGACAAACCGAACGAAAATTGTGGACTTTACACAGCCATATGCCGCATCAGGACTTGTGGTGGTGGCCCCAGTTAGGAAGTTGAATACGGGTGCTTGGGCTTTCCTCAGGCCGTTCTCTCGTCAAATGTGGGGAGTTACTGCTGCCTTTTTCGTCTTCATTGGGATAGTCGTGTGGATTTTGGAGCATCGGATTAATGATGAGTTCCGAGGACCACCAAAGAAGCAGCTGATAACAATTTTATG GTTCAGTCTCTCAACTCTATTCTTTGCTCACA GGGAGACAACTGTTAGCACTCTAGGACGTCTAGTGCTGATCTTATGGCTCTTCGTGGTTCTGATAATTAACTCAAGTTATACTGCGAGTTTGACCTCGATCCTCACAGTACAACAGCTCTATTCTCCTATCAAAGGAATTGAGACCTTGAAAGACGGCGATGACCCTATTGGATATCAAGTCGGCTCTTTTGCCGAACATTATCTCACTGAGGGAATTGGTATATCGAAATCAAGGCTCAAAGCTCTTGGATCACCTGAAGAATATGCCACGGCACTTCAAAAGGGACCGCACAACGGAGGTGTTGCCGCAGTGGTCGATGAGCGCCCGTACATAGAACTTTTCTTGGCAAGCCAGTGCAGATTCAGGATTATTGGTCAAGAATTCACGAAAAGCGGCTGGGGTTTT GCATTCCCGCGAGATTCTCCTCTGGCCATCGACTTGTCGACCGCGATTCTAACACTATCTGAGAACGGAGACCTGCAACGCATTCATGACAAGTGGCTGACAACGAGCTCTTGCAGTTCAGACAACACTGAGCTGGAGTCCGACCGCCTTCACCTGAAAAGCTTCTGGGGGCTCTACCTCCTATGTGGGATAGCTTGCTTCATTGCTCTCCTTATATACTTCTTGCAGATTGTGCACAAGTTCCGCAAAGCTGCCCCAGAAGAGTACGTTATAGACGGACAAGGTAGCTCACGGTCAAAACGGCTTCATACATTACTGTCTTTGATTGACGAGAAGGAGGATCAATCTAGAAGTGATAGAAAACGAAGGAAGCTTGAGCAGATGTTGAGTGAAAACAACGGGGAAGTCGACCTGGAAAGGGATTCCAAGAGGAAAAGTTCCCAAATTTCTTCTGATAACAGCTTTAACTCGAGGAGTTGA